A DNA window from Ornithobacterium rhinotracheale DSM 15997 contains the following coding sequences:
- a CDS encoding S-ribosylhomocysteine lyase yields MERIASFCIDHLKLKRGIYVSRKDQVGNETLTSFDIRMKEPYREPVLGAAELHTIEHLAATWLRNSEWKDKIVYWGPMGCQTGNYLIIAGDYTSVDIVPLITDLYRFMADFEGEIPGASTLECGNFYNNNLPMAKYEAKKYLEEVLLQLTPENLNYPA; encoded by the coding sequence ATGGAAAGAATAGCAAGTTTTTGCATCGATCATTTAAAATTAAAGAGAGGAATTTATGTTTCTAGAAAAGATCAAGTAGGCAACGAAACGCTTACTTCGTTCGACATTAGAATGAAAGAACCTTATCGTGAGCCCGTGCTAGGTGCGGCAGAATTGCACACTATTGAGCATTTGGCAGCGACTTGGCTTAGAAACAGCGAATGGAAGGATAAAATCGTGTACTGGGGACCTATGGGCTGCCAAACAGGAAATTACCTCATCATCGCAGGAGACTATACTTCAGTAGACATTGTTCCATTAATTACGGATTTATACCGATTTATGGCAGATTTTGAAGGTGAAATCCCAGGTGCCTCTACTCTAGAATGCGGAAACTTCTACAACAATAATTTACCAATGGCTAAATACGAAGCTAAAAAGTATTTGGAAGAAGTTTTATTGCAACTTACACCTGAAAATTTAAATTATCCAGCATAA
- the mtnN gene encoding 5'-methylthioadenosine/S-adenosylhomocysteine nucleosidase, whose translation MKIGIIGAMEVEISLLREKIENLEATTLYNFKFYQGNYGNHEIIVVLSGVGKVSAAVATTLLIDHYQPDLIINTGTAGGLQNVRVGDIILATEVRHHDVDLTGFGYELGQQSQMPAAFIPAETFRQKAEDLVQQKTGQAAHGLIVSGDAFINDPEKFAWIKENFPDAKAVEMEAAAIAQVCHQMNTPFIIQRAISDIAGEGNTQSFDQFVKKAGAISAEINLEFVKNL comes from the coding sequence ATGAAAATCGGAATTATTGGCGCGATGGAAGTCGAAATTTCGCTTTTGCGCGAAAAAATCGAAAATCTTGAAGCCACTACCTTATACAACTTTAAATTCTACCAAGGAAATTACGGAAATCACGAAATTATCGTGGTGCTTTCTGGCGTGGGCAAAGTGAGTGCCGCCGTGGCAACAACTTTGCTTATAGACCATTATCAGCCTGATTTAATCATCAACACAGGCACCGCGGGCGGCTTGCAAAATGTACGCGTAGGCGACATCATCCTCGCCACCGAAGTGCGCCACCACGATGTGGATCTCACAGGATTTGGCTACGAATTGGGACAACAATCTCAAATGCCTGCAGCCTTTATCCCAGCTGAAACTTTTAGACAAAAAGCAGAGGATTTAGTTCAGCAAAAAACGGGACAAGCTGCTCACGGCTTGATTGTGAGCGGAGATGCCTTTATCAACGATCCAGAGAAATTTGCTTGGATCAAAGAAAATTTCCCAGATGCCAAAGCCGTAGAAATGGAAGCGGCAGCGATTGCCCAAGTTTGTCATCAAATGAATACACCATTCATCATTCAGCGAGCGATTTCGGACATTGCAGGCGAAGGCAACACGCAATCTTTTGACCAATTTGTAAAAAAAGCAGGTGCTATTTCAGCGGAAATTAATCTTGAATTTGTTAAAAACTTATAA